In Streptomyces sp. 840.1, one DNA window encodes the following:
- a CDS encoding GNAT family N-acetyltransferase yields the protein MTTELRVLRPSEWNTWFECLELAFGGVAEPPEQRELDESLTEHGRSLGIWDGSDVVATSGAFSFRLAVPGGALVPAAGVTMVSVAATHRRRGLLTSMMRRQLDDVRALGEPLAVLTASEPVIYGRYGYGAASRQMTLSIDTDRVRLDVPEGTDGVRLRHAKKDEAVAACEGVYARLVPGRPGTPAHGPGWERKSLVDPVSSRQGGSALQCVLAERDGEVVGYTTYHIKPDWELSGPKGQVSVNDLAALDPAAYAALWRFLFGIDLTSTVEARNRPVDDAVLHLVSDVRRCEIRVRDSLYVRLVDVGAALEARSYWGPVDVVFEVEDAFCPWNAGRWRLTADAKGGASCKRTEDAADLALSVRELGSAYLGGESLRALALAGRVRELRAGAVAEASSAFLADVAPWLPRGF from the coding sequence ATGACTACAGAGCTCCGCGTATTGCGGCCGTCCGAATGGAACACATGGTTCGAGTGCCTGGAACTCGCCTTCGGAGGCGTCGCGGAACCGCCCGAGCAACGCGAGCTGGACGAGTCACTGACCGAGCACGGGCGTTCGCTCGGGATCTGGGACGGCTCCGATGTGGTCGCCACCTCGGGGGCGTTCAGCTTCCGGCTGGCCGTTCCGGGCGGTGCGCTGGTGCCGGCCGCGGGCGTGACGATGGTCAGTGTCGCGGCCACCCACCGCAGGCGCGGGCTGCTGACCTCGATGATGCGCCGGCAGCTCGACGACGTACGGGCGCTGGGGGAACCGCTCGCCGTGCTCACGGCGTCGGAGCCGGTGATCTACGGCCGCTACGGGTACGGGGCGGCGAGCCGCCAGATGACGCTGTCGATCGATACGGACCGGGTGCGGCTGGACGTCCCCGAGGGCACGGACGGGGTCCGGCTGCGGCACGCGAAGAAGGACGAGGCGGTCGCGGCCTGCGAGGGCGTGTACGCCCGCCTGGTGCCGGGCCGCCCCGGCACCCCGGCCCACGGTCCGGGCTGGGAGCGCAAGTCGCTCGTCGATCCGGTGAGTTCCCGGCAGGGCGGTTCGGCGCTGCAGTGCGTGCTCGCCGAGCGGGACGGCGAAGTGGTGGGTTATACGACGTACCACATCAAACCGGACTGGGAGTTGTCGGGACCCAAGGGGCAGGTCTCGGTGAACGATCTGGCGGCGCTCGACCCGGCCGCGTACGCGGCGCTGTGGCGGTTCCTCTTCGGCATCGACCTGACGTCCACCGTCGAGGCGCGGAACCGGCCGGTGGACGACGCGGTGCTGCACCTGGTGTCGGACGTGCGGCGGTGCGAGATCCGGGTCCGGGACTCGCTGTACGTGCGGCTGGTGGACGTGGGCGCGGCGCTGGAGGCGCGGAGCTACTGGGGGCCGGTGGACGTGGTGTTCGAGGTCGAGGACGCGTTCTGCCCCTGGAACGCGGGGCGTTGGCGGCTGACGGCCGACGCGAAGGGGGGCGCGTCGTGCAAGCGCACCGAGGACGCGGCGGACCTGGCCCTGTCCGTGCGGGAGTTGGGCTCGGCGTACCTGGGCGGCGAGTCGCTGCGCGCGCTGGCCCTGGCCGGGCGGGTACGGGAGCTGCGGGCGGGTGCGGTGGCGGAGGCGTCGTCGGCGTTCCTGGCGGACGTGGCCCCGTGGCTGCCCCGGGGGTTCTAG
- a CDS encoding ribose-5-phosphate isomerase, with the protein MRVYLGSDHAGYELKNHLVEWLKAQGHEAVDCGPHIYDAQDDYPPFCLRAAEKTAADPDSLGIVIGGSGNGEQMAANKVKGVRAALAWSEQTAALGREHNDANVISIGGRMHTEEECVKFVEIFLATPYSGEERHSRRIAMLTAYENTGELPPVPAHHPQQG; encoded by the coding sequence ATGCGCGTGTACCTCGGCTCCGACCATGCCGGTTACGAACTCAAGAACCACCTCGTCGAGTGGCTCAAGGCCCAAGGCCACGAGGCCGTCGACTGTGGTCCCCACATCTACGACGCCCAGGACGACTATCCGCCGTTCTGCCTGCGTGCCGCCGAGAAGACGGCCGCGGACCCCGACAGCCTCGGGATCGTCATCGGCGGCTCCGGCAACGGCGAGCAGATGGCCGCGAACAAGGTCAAGGGCGTCCGCGCCGCACTCGCCTGGAGTGAGCAGACCGCCGCGCTGGGCCGCGAGCACAACGACGCCAACGTGATCTCCATCGGCGGCCGGATGCACACCGAGGAGGAGTGCGTGAAGTTCGTCGAGATCTTCCTGGCCACCCCGTACTCCGGCGAGGAGCGGCACAGCCGCCGCATCGCGATGCTCACGGCGTACGAGAACACCGGCGAGCTCCCCCCGGTCCCGGCCCACCACCCGCAGCAGGGCTGA
- a CDS encoding Fpg/Nei family DNA glycosylase gives MPEGHTIHRLAADHLDRFAGRPVRASSPQGKFSGSAALLDGRVLDGVDAHGKHLFLGFERTGWVHIHLGLFGKLGFGTAPAPPPTDTVRLRLLNDEHYADLRGPTTCALITGAEKQAIHDRLGPDPLRSGEDGERAWLRISRSRITVAALLMDQKVVAGVGNVYRAEVLFRHGIDPYRAGKDLTRREWDAIWADLGELMREGVRNNRIDTVRPEHLPEAMGRPPRVDDHGGEVYVYRRARQACHICGTEIRAAELSARNLFWCPACQSR, from the coding sequence GTGCCCGAGGGCCACACGATCCACCGCCTCGCGGCGGACCACCTGGACCGGTTCGCCGGACGGCCGGTGCGGGCGAGCAGCCCGCAGGGGAAGTTCTCCGGCAGCGCCGCCCTGCTCGACGGCCGGGTGCTGGACGGCGTGGACGCGCACGGCAAGCACCTCTTCCTCGGCTTCGAGCGCACCGGCTGGGTCCACATCCACCTCGGCCTGTTCGGCAAGCTCGGATTCGGTACGGCCCCGGCCCCGCCGCCCACCGACACGGTCCGGCTCCGCCTGCTGAACGACGAGCACTACGCGGACCTGCGCGGCCCCACCACGTGCGCCCTCATCACCGGCGCCGAGAAGCAGGCGATACACGACCGGCTCGGCCCCGACCCGCTGCGCTCCGGCGAGGACGGCGAGCGTGCCTGGCTGCGGATCTCCCGGAGCCGGATCACCGTGGCCGCCCTGCTGATGGACCAGAAGGTCGTCGCGGGCGTCGGCAACGTGTACCGGGCGGAGGTGCTGTTCCGGCACGGCATCGACCCGTACCGCGCCGGCAAGGACCTCACGCGGCGCGAGTGGGACGCGATCTGGGCGGACCTGGGCGAGCTGATGCGCGAGGGAGTGCGCAACAACCGCATCGACACGGTCCGCCCCGAACACCTGCCCGAGGCGATGGGGCGCCCGCCGAGGGTGGACGACCACGGCGGCGAGGTCTACGTCTACCGCCGCGCGCGCCAGGCCTGCCACATCTGCGGCACGGAGATCCGGGCGGCGGAGCTGTCGGCCAGGAACCTGTTCTGGTGCCCGGCCTGCCAGTCCCGCTGA
- a CDS encoding amino acid permease produces MTSQTTLAGPGQQPDGPDRKGPEDGLQAGLKNRHLSMIAIGGVIGAGLFVGSSAGIAAAGPAILLSYALVGLMVVFVMRMLGEMAAARPASGSFSAYADQALGRWAGFSIGWLYWFFWVVVLAVEATAGAKILENWVPGVPQWAWALIVMLVLTATNLVSVGSYGEFEFWFAGIKVVAIGAFVIIGLLAVFGILPGSDNAGSGLAHLTDTGGFFPKGPGAILTGVLMVVFSFMGSEIVTLAAGESENPQRAVQKATNSVIWRIAVFYLGSIFVVLTLLPWNDASIMEKGSYVAALDSIGIPHAGQVMDVIVLTAVLSCLNSGLYTASRMAFSLGGRGDAPKAFARTNKRGVPQAAILSSVVFGFVAVFFNYQWPDTVFAFLLNSSGAVALFVWLVICFTQLRMRGIILRESPEKLVVRMWLFPYLTWATIAMISFVLVYMLTDDAGREQVLLSLLVAVLVVAVSLVREVRGRRRGAPADTSAE; encoded by the coding sequence ATGACGTCGCAGACGACTCTGGCCGGACCGGGCCAACAGCCCGACGGGCCGGACCGCAAGGGCCCCGAGGACGGGCTCCAGGCCGGGCTCAAGAACCGTCACCTCTCGATGATCGCCATCGGCGGCGTGATCGGCGCCGGCCTGTTCGTGGGGTCGAGCGCGGGCATCGCGGCCGCCGGACCGGCCATCCTGCTGTCGTACGCACTGGTCGGCCTGATGGTCGTCTTCGTGATGCGGATGCTCGGTGAGATGGCCGCCGCCCGTCCGGCGTCGGGCTCCTTCTCCGCCTACGCCGACCAGGCGCTGGGCCGCTGGGCCGGATTCTCGATCGGCTGGCTCTACTGGTTCTTCTGGGTCGTGGTGCTCGCCGTCGAGGCCACGGCGGGTGCCAAGATCCTGGAGAACTGGGTGCCGGGCGTCCCGCAGTGGGCCTGGGCGCTGATCGTGATGCTGGTGCTGACCGCGACGAACCTGGTCTCGGTCGGCTCGTACGGAGAGTTCGAGTTCTGGTTCGCCGGGATCAAGGTCGTCGCGATCGGCGCCTTCGTGATCATCGGGCTGCTCGCGGTCTTCGGCATACTGCCGGGTTCGGACAACGCCGGCTCGGGGCTGGCGCACCTCACCGACACCGGCGGCTTCTTCCCCAAGGGGCCGGGCGCCATCCTCACCGGGGTGCTGATGGTCGTCTTCTCCTTCATGGGCAGCGAGATCGTGACGCTGGCGGCCGGCGAGTCCGAGAACCCGCAGCGCGCCGTCCAGAAGGCCACCAACAGCGTGATCTGGCGGATCGCGGTCTTCTACCTGGGCTCGATCTTCGTCGTGCTGACGCTGCTGCCGTGGAACGACGCCTCGATCATGGAGAAGGGCAGCTACGTCGCCGCGCTCGACTCGATCGGCATCCCCCACGCCGGACAGGTGATGGACGTCATCGTGCTGACGGCCGTGCTGTCCTGCCTCAACTCCGGCCTCTACACGGCCTCCCGGATGGCCTTCTCGCTCGGCGGCCGAGGTGACGCGCCGAAGGCCTTCGCCCGGACCAACAAGCGGGGCGTGCCGCAGGCGGCCATCCTGTCCTCGGTCGTCTTCGGCTTCGTCGCGGTCTTCTTCAACTACCAGTGGCCGGACACCGTCTTCGCCTTCCTGCTGAACTCCTCCGGCGCGGTCGCCCTGTTCGTCTGGCTGGTCATCTGCTTCACCCAGCTGCGGATGCGCGGCATCATCCTGCGCGAGTCGCCCGAGAAGCTGGTCGTACGGATGTGGCTCTTCCCGTACCTGACCTGGGCGACCATCGCGATGATCTCGTTCGTGCTGGTCTACATGCTGACCGACGACGCGGGACGCGAGCAGGTGCTGCTCTCGCTGCTGGTCGCGGTCCTGGTGGTGGCCGTCTCGCTGGTACGGGAGGTGCGCGGGCGTCGCCGCGGCGCCCCGGCCGACACCTCCGCCGAATGA